Sequence from the Pseudomonas sp. 7SR1 genome:
AGAGTGAAAGGACCGCCGTTGAATTCATCACCGTCAGGAGACCCACCAACATGGCAATAGATATCGGTATCAGTGAAGAAGATCGCAAGTCCATCGTCGATGGGCTGTCACGTCTGCTGTCGGACACCTATGTGTTGTACCTCAAGACCCACAATTTCCACTGGAATGTCACCGGTCCCATGTTCCGGACCCTGCACCTGATGTTCGAGGAGCAGTACAACGAGCTGGCGCTCGCGGTGGATCTGATCGCCGAGCGCATCCGTGCCCTTGGCTTTCCCGCGCCGGGTGCCTACTCGGTGTATGCGCGCCTGTCCTCCATCAAGGAGGAAGAGGGTGTGCCCAGTGCCGAGGACATGATCCGGCAACTGGTGGATGGCCAGGAGGCGGTGACACGCACGGCGCGTGGTATTTTCCCGCTGCTGGACAAGGTCAGCGACGAGCCCACCGCCGATCTGCTGACCCAGCGCATGCAGGTGCACGAAAAGACCGCCTGGATGCTGCGTTCACTGCTGGACGAACGGTAAGGCCGGGGCGGGCGGTGATGTGTTGCCCGACATCGCCGTCCGTTTGGGGTTACCGTTGCTGCTCTTTGTATCGGCCTTTTCGATCAGTCCACAGGCTTCCTCTGGGATAACCCATCGTGTGTAGGACGGCGTAATTCGTCGCCGGCTTGCTGTTGGCTTGTCCTACGTTGATGGTCAAAAAGTCATCTGGATCTGGGCACCCCCGTTGAGCTTCCATGGGGTCACAGATTGGTTGTCCTGACTGAGAGGTTCGTATGGCAAAGGAGTGTCAACGGTATGATTCAAGGAAAAGAAGCCAGGGAGGGTGCGCAGGGGCGCTATCAGGTCATCCCCGTGGACCCGTTCGTCAGTGGGTTCGACATGCAGTTGGCCCGGCCCCTGTCCCGCTCCATCCGCCTGAACGGGTTCGCCACCTGCCTGCGGCTGGAACAGGTCTACTGGGACATCCTCGGCGACATGGCGCAGCTCAACAATTGTTCCATCAGCACCCTGTTGTCCCATGTGGACAGGGAGGTGCACCTGCGCCATGGCGGGGTGCGCAACTTCAGCGGGCTGGTGCGTGTGGTCTGCGTGGTGCATAGCCTGAAGGAGGCCGGCATGGAAGTTGTGGAACGCCACTGGCGTGGTACGCCGCGTGGCGGTGATTGAGCTGGACCGCAGGTGGATGCTCCCGGGGTGTTCCCGATTCGTTTGCCCTTTCCGGGAAAACGAGTCGGGAACGGTCCCTACGGCTGCACAGGCAGCATTTAATGGATATAATCCCGCTCTTTGCCGCAAAGCCCAGCTTTTGCGTGAGTAACCTGATCGCCGAGACAACCTCCCATGCCGATGTACGACTATCAATGTGCTTCCTGTGGTCATCAGATGGAAGTCATTCAAAAGATCAGCGAGGCACCGCTGGTCGACTGCCCTGCCTGCCAGGCGCCGGAACTGAAAAAGATGCTGTCCATGCCGGGATTCCGCCTTGGTGGCACAGGCTGGTATGAAACCGACTTCAAGACCGGCGCCAAGAAGAACCTGGCCGGTGGCGACAAAGCTGACTGAGTTGAATACGCGCGGGTTCCTGCACGGGCAGGGTCCCCAACCGAATGTCGAATTACGAGAAGTGAAACCACTACCATGATGCGCAGCCATTATTGCGGCCAACTGAACGAAAGCCTGGAAGGTCAGGAAGTTACTCTTTGCGGATGGGTCCATCGTCGCCGTGACCATGGCGGGGTGATTTTCCTCGATATCCGTGATCGTGAAGGCCTGGCCCAGGTAGTGTTCGACCCGGACCGCGCTGAAACCTTCGCCACGGCCGACCGCGTGCGCAGTGAGTACGTCGTCAAGATCACCGGCAAGGTGCGCCTGCGTCCGGCTGGCGCCGGCAACGCCAACATGGCGTCTGGCATGATCGAAGTGCTGGGCTATGAGCTGGAAGTGCTCAACGAAGCGGAAACCCCGCCGTTCCCGCTCAACGAATACTCCGATGTGGGCGAAGAAACCCGTCTGCGCTATCGCTTCATCGACCTGCGTCGTCCCGAGATGGCCGAGAAGCTGCGTCTGCGTTCGCGCATGACCACCAGCATCCGTCGCTACCTGGACGAGAACGGCTTCATCGACGTCGAGACGCCGATCCTGACCCGTGCCACCCCCGAGGGCGCTCGCGACTACCTGGTGCCGAGCCGTACCCACCCCGGTAGCTTCTTCGCCTTGCCGCAATCGCCACAGCTGTTCAAGCAACTGCTGATGGTGGCCGGGTTCGACCGTTACTATCAGATCGCCAAATGCTTCCGCGACGAAGACCTGCGTGCCGATCGTCAGCCTGAGTTCACTCAGATCGACATCGAGACCAGCTTCCTCGACGAAAAAGACATCATGGGCCTGACCGAGGGCATGATCCGCAACCTGTTCAAGGAAGTGCTGGGCCTGGAATTCGGTGAGTTCCCGCACATGACCTTCGAAGAGGCCATGCGCCGCTATGGCTCCGACAAGCCGGACCTGCGTATCCCGCTGGAACTGGTGGACGTTGCCGACCAGCTCAAGGAAGTGGAGTTCAAGGTCTTCAGTGGCCCGGCCAACGATCCGAAGAGCCGCGTAGCCGCCTTGCGCGTACCGGGCGGGGCGAGCATGCCGCGCAGCAAGATCGATGACTACACCAAGTTCGTCGGCATCTACGGTGCCAAGGGCCTGGCGTATATCAAGGTCAACGAGCGCGCCAAAGGCGTCGAGGGCCTGCAGTCGCCGATCGTCAAGAACATCCCCGAAGCCAACCTGAACGTGATCCTCGATCGCGTCGGCGCGGTCGATGGCGACATCGTGTTCTTTGGTGCCGACAAGGCCAAGATCGTCAGCGAGGCCCTGGGCGCGCTGCGGATCAAGGTAGGTCACGACCTGGAACTGCTTACCTGTGAGTGGGCGCCGATGTGGGTGGTCGACTTCCCGATGTTCGAGGAGAACGATGACGGCAGCTTCACCGCGCTGCACCACCCGTTCACCGCACCCAAGTGCACGCCGCAGGAGCTGGAAGCCAGCCCGGCGACCGCGCTGTCCCGTGCCTATGACATGGTGCTCAACGGCACTGAACTGGGTGGCGGTTCCATCCGTATCCATCGCAAGGAAATGCAGCAGTCGGTCTTCCGCCTGCTGGGCATCGACGAAGCGGAACAGGAAGAGAAGTTCGGCTTCCTGCTGGACGCCCTGAAGTATGGTGCACCACCCCATGGCGGCCTGGCTTTCGGCCTGGATCGCCTGGTGATGCTGATGACCGGCGCCCAGTCGATCCGTGAAGTGATCGCGTTCCCGAAAACCCAGAGCGCGGCCGACGTCATGACCCAGGCGCCTGGGGAAGTGGATGCCAAGGCTCTGCGCGAACTGCATATCCGTCTGCGCGAACAGCCAAAGGCTGAGTAAGGCTGGCACCTGAGGGCGCATCTTCGGATGCGCCTTTTCGTTGGTGTCGATATTTCTGATTGCCGGCGGCTGCATCCGTGCAGGGCGGGCGATGTTTCAAGAGAGAAACCGGAGCGAGTTATGGCAGGTCATTCCAAGTGGGCGAACATCAAGCACCGCAAAGAACGTCAGGATGCCAAGAGAGGCAAGATCTTCACCAAGTGGATCCGTGAACTGACGGTCGCGGCCCGCCAGGGTGGCGGTGATCCAGGTTCCAACCCGCGTTTGCGCCTGGCCCTGGACAAG
This genomic interval carries:
- a CDS encoding Dps family protein codes for the protein MAIDIGISEEDRKSIVDGLSRLLSDTYVLYLKTHNFHWNVTGPMFRTLHLMFEEQYNELALAVDLIAERIRALGFPAPGAYSVYARLSSIKEEEGVPSAEDMIRQLVDGQEAVTRTARGIFPLLDKVSDEPTADLLTQRMQVHEKTAWMLRSLLDER
- a CDS encoding ribbon-helix-helix domain-containing protein, whose protein sequence is MIQGKEAREGAQGRYQVIPVDPFVSGFDMQLARPLSRSIRLNGFATCLRLEQVYWDILGDMAQLNNCSISTLLSHVDREVHLRHGGVRNFSGLVRVVCVVHSLKEAGMEVVERHWRGTPRGGD
- a CDS encoding FmdB family zinc ribbon protein, giving the protein MPMYDYQCASCGHQMEVIQKISEAPLVDCPACQAPELKKMLSMPGFRLGGTGWYETDFKTGAKKNLAGGDKAD
- the aspS gene encoding aspartate--tRNA ligase, whose product is MMRSHYCGQLNESLEGQEVTLCGWVHRRRDHGGVIFLDIRDREGLAQVVFDPDRAETFATADRVRSEYVVKITGKVRLRPAGAGNANMASGMIEVLGYELEVLNEAETPPFPLNEYSDVGEETRLRYRFIDLRRPEMAEKLRLRSRMTTSIRRYLDENGFIDVETPILTRATPEGARDYLVPSRTHPGSFFALPQSPQLFKQLLMVAGFDRYYQIAKCFRDEDLRADRQPEFTQIDIETSFLDEKDIMGLTEGMIRNLFKEVLGLEFGEFPHMTFEEAMRRYGSDKPDLRIPLELVDVADQLKEVEFKVFSGPANDPKSRVAALRVPGGASMPRSKIDDYTKFVGIYGAKGLAYIKVNERAKGVEGLQSPIVKNIPEANLNVILDRVGAVDGDIVFFGADKAKIVSEALGALRIKVGHDLELLTCEWAPMWVVDFPMFEENDDGSFTALHHPFTAPKCTPQELEASPATALSRAYDMVLNGTELGGGSIRIHRKEMQQSVFRLLGIDEAEQEEKFGFLLDALKYGAPPHGGLAFGLDRLVMLMTGAQSIREVIAFPKTQSAADVMTQAPGEVDAKALRELHIRLREQPKAE